The proteins below are encoded in one region of Streptomyces sp. NBC_00490:
- a CDS encoding DUF5133 domain-containing protein → MLLPAKAEVARQLRRYRAWERVMLACPADGGARASFEDSGYTLCVLMGKRCAREAADAAERYLRTNAASYLSEQDEQVCTTASARRGPPVRPLSTPAGR, encoded by the coding sequence ATGCTGCTACCGGCCAAGGCCGAAGTCGCCCGGCAATTGCGGCGTTACCGCGCCTGGGAACGCGTGATGCTGGCCTGCCCCGCCGATGGCGGGGCACGGGCGTCCTTCGAGGACTCGGGCTACACCCTCTGCGTGCTCATGGGGAAGCGCTGTGCGCGGGAGGCCGCGGACGCCGCCGAGCGCTATCTGCGGACGAACGCCGCCTCCTATCTCAGCGAGCAGGACGAGCAGGTGTGCACGACCGCCTCGGCCAGGCGGGGTCCGCCGGTGAGGCCCTTGAGTACCCCCGCGGGGAGGTAA
- a CDS encoding alpha-1,4-glucan--maltose-1-phosphate maltosyltransferase codes for MSASTHIGRIPVRDVRPLVDVGRSPAKAVVGETFQVTATVFREGHDAVAANVVLTDPEGVPGPWTPMRELVPGTDRWGADVTPDALGHWTFHVEAWSDPIATWRHRAGIKIPAGIDVGLVLEEGADLYHRAAAGVPDEAGRGLVLSAAQALCEDSLSISARLAGALTPEVDAVLARYPLRELVTVSEVLPLLVERERALYGAWYEFFPRSEGTPQRPHGTFRTAARRLGAIAAMGFDVVYLPPVHPIGSTFRKGPNNTLSATAEDVGVPWAIGSPEGGHDAVHPDLGTIEDFDWFVARAREHHLEIALDFALQCSPDHPWVHKHPEWFHHRPDGTIAYAENPPKKYQDIYPIAFDADMDGLVAETLRVLRFWMEHGVRIFRVDNPHTKPVVFWERVIAEINAADPDVIFLAEAFTRPAMMHTLAQIGFQQSYTYFTWRNTKEELTEYLTELSGEAAAYMRPNFFANTPDILHAYLQQGGRPAFEIRAVLAATLSPTWGIYSGYELCENTPLREGSEEYLDSEKYQLRHRDWDTADSITPLITQLNRIRRGHPALRQLRNIHFHHTDNDAVIAYSKRTGPDTVVVVVNLDPHHTQEATVSLDMPQLGLDGNPSMSVHDELTGETYRWGRTNYVRLEPGRAPAHVLHVQPSASETGGSSAS; via the coding sequence ATGAGTGCCAGCACCCACATCGGCCGCATCCCGGTACGGGACGTCCGGCCGCTCGTCGACGTCGGCCGGAGTCCGGCCAAGGCGGTCGTCGGGGAAACGTTCCAGGTGACCGCCACGGTGTTCCGCGAGGGCCATGACGCGGTCGCCGCCAACGTCGTGCTCACCGACCCCGAGGGCGTTCCGGGCCCCTGGACGCCGATGCGTGAACTGGTCCCCGGCACCGACCGCTGGGGCGCCGACGTCACCCCCGACGCCCTGGGCCACTGGACCTTCCACGTGGAGGCCTGGAGCGACCCGATCGCCACCTGGCGCCACCGCGCCGGCATCAAGATCCCGGCCGGCATCGACGTCGGCCTGGTGCTGGAGGAGGGCGCCGACCTCTACCACCGAGCGGCGGCCGGAGTGCCGGACGAAGCGGGGCGCGGACTGGTGCTGTCCGCCGCGCAGGCGCTGTGTGAGGATTCGCTGTCGATCTCGGCGCGGCTGGCGGGTGCGTTGACGCCGGAGGTGGACGCGGTGCTGGCGCGGTATCCGCTGCGGGAGCTGGTGACGGTTTCCGAGGTGCTGCCGCTGCTGGTGGAGCGGGAGCGGGCGCTGTACGGGGCCTGGTACGAGTTCTTCCCGCGCTCCGAGGGCACGCCGCAGCGTCCGCACGGTACCTTCCGCACGGCCGCGCGGCGGTTGGGGGCGATCGCGGCGATGGGGTTCGACGTGGTGTATCTGCCGCCGGTCCATCCGATCGGGTCGACCTTCCGCAAGGGCCCCAACAACACCCTGTCGGCCACCGCCGAGGACGTGGGCGTGCCGTGGGCGATCGGCTCCCCGGAGGGCGGCCACGACGCCGTCCATCCGGATCTGGGGACGATCGAGGACTTCGACTGGTTCGTGGCCCGGGCCCGCGAGCACCATCTGGAGATCGCGCTGGACTTCGCGCTGCAGTGTTCGCCGGATCATCCCTGGGTGCACAAGCATCCGGAGTGGTTCCATCACCGCCCCGACGGCACCATCGCCTATGCGGAGAATCCGCCGAAGAAGTACCAGGACATCTACCCGATCGCCTTCGACGCCGACATGGACGGTCTGGTCGCGGAGACGCTGCGGGTGCTGCGGTTCTGGATGGAGCACGGGGTGCGGATCTTCAGGGTCGACAACCCGCACACCAAGCCGGTGGTCTTCTGGGAGCGGGTGATCGCGGAGATCAACGCCGCCGACCCGGACGTGATCTTCCTGGCCGAGGCGTTCACCCGGCCGGCGATGATGCACACCCTGGCCCAGATCGGGTTCCAGCAGTCGTACACGTACTTCACCTGGCGCAACACCAAGGAAGAACTCACCGAGTACCTGACCGAGCTGTCGGGTGAGGCGGCCGCCTATATGCGGCCCAACTTCTTCGCCAACACCCCCGACATCCTGCACGCCTATCTCCAGCAGGGCGGCCGGCCCGCCTTCGAGATCCGGGCGGTGCTGGCCGCGACCCTCTCCCCCACCTGGGGGATCTACAGCGGCTACGAACTGTGCGAGAACACCCCCCTGCGCGAGGGCAGCGAGGAGTACCTCGACTCCGAGAAGTACCAGCTCCGCCATCGTGACTGGGACACCGCCGACAGCATCACCCCCCTGATCACCCAGCTGAACCGGATCCGCCGGGGCCACCCGGCCCTGCGGCAGCTCAGGAACATCCACTTCCACCACACCGACAACGACGCGGTGATCGCGTACAGCAAGCGCACCGGCCCGGACACGGTGGTGGTGGTCGTCAACCTCGACCCTCATCACACCCAGGAGGCCACGGTCTCGTTGGACATGCCGCAACTCGGCCTGGACGGGAACCCATCCATGTCCGTGCACGACGAACTGACGGGTGAGACCTACCGCTGGGGCCGGACCAACTATGTGCGTCTCGAACCCGGTCGGGCGCCCGCGCACGTGCTCCATGTCCAGCCATCGGCATCCGAGACCGGAGGATCAAGCGCTTCATGA
- the treS gene encoding maltose alpha-D-glucosyltransferase has product MTVNEPVHDTFEDTPAKDRDPDWFKRAVFYEVLVRSFQDSNGDGVGDLKGLTSRLDYLQWLGVDCLWLPPFFKSPLRDGGYDVSDYTSVLPEFGDLADFVEFTDAAHQRGMRVIIDFVMNHTSDQHPWFQESRNDPDGPYGDYYMWADDDKQYADARIIFVDTEASNWTYDPVRKQYFFHRFFSHQPDLNYENPAVQEEILAALRFWLDLGIDGFRLDAVPYLYAAEGTNCENLPASHDFLKRVRREIDLMYPDTVLLAEANQWPEDVVDYFGDYRSGGDECHMAFHFPVMPRIFMAVRRESRYPVSEILAKTPAIPSSCQWGIFLRNHDELTLEMVTDEERDYMWAEYAKDPRMRANIGIRRRLATLLDNDRNQIELFTALLLSLPGSPILYYGDEIGMGDNIWLGDRDAVRTPMQWTPDRNAGFSSCDPGRLYLPTIMDPVYGYQVTNVEASMSSPSSLLHWTRRMIEIRKQNPAFGLGSYTELQSSNPAVIAFLREYEDDLVLCVHNFSRFAQPTELDLRAFDGRHPVELIGGVRFPAIGELPYLLTLAGHGFYWFRLARVASRIGRRS; this is encoded by the coding sequence ATGACTGTCAACGAGCCCGTCCACGACACCTTCGAGGACACCCCCGCGAAGGACCGGGACCCCGACTGGTTCAAGCGAGCCGTCTTCTACGAAGTGCTGGTCCGCTCCTTCCAGGACAGCAACGGCGACGGCGTGGGCGACCTCAAGGGCCTCACCTCCAGGCTCGACTACCTGCAGTGGCTGGGCGTCGACTGCCTCTGGCTGCCCCCCTTCTTCAAGTCCCCGTTGCGTGACGGCGGCTACGACGTCTCCGACTACACCTCCGTCCTGCCCGAGTTCGGCGACCTCGCCGACTTCGTGGAGTTCACCGACGCCGCACACCAACGCGGCATGCGCGTCATCATCGACTTCGTCATGAACCACACCAGCGACCAGCACCCGTGGTTCCAGGAGTCCCGCAACGACCCCGACGGCCCCTACGGCGACTACTACATGTGGGCCGACGACGACAAGCAATACGCCGACGCCCGGATCATCTTCGTCGACACCGAGGCCTCCAACTGGACCTACGACCCGGTCCGCAAGCAGTATTTCTTCCACCGCTTCTTCTCCCACCAGCCGGACCTCAACTACGAGAACCCGGCGGTCCAGGAGGAGATCCTGGCCGCCCTTCGCTTCTGGCTGGACCTGGGAATCGACGGCTTCCGCCTCGACGCCGTCCCCTATCTGTACGCGGCCGAGGGCACGAACTGCGAGAACCTCCCCGCCAGCCATGACTTCCTCAAGCGGGTGCGCCGCGAGATCGACCTGATGTACCCGGACACGGTGCTGCTGGCGGAGGCCAACCAGTGGCCCGAGGACGTCGTCGACTACTTCGGCGACTACCGGTCCGGCGGCGACGAATGCCACATGGCCTTCCACTTCCCGGTCATGCCCCGCATCTTCATGGCGGTGCGCCGCGAATCGCGCTACCCGGTCTCGGAGATCCTCGCCAAGACCCCGGCGATCCCGTCGAGCTGCCAGTGGGGCATCTTCCTGCGCAACCACGACGAGCTCACCCTCGAGATGGTCACCGACGAAGAACGCGACTACATGTGGGCCGAATACGCCAAAGACCCCCGCATGCGCGCCAACATCGGTATCCGCCGCCGGCTCGCCACCTTGCTGGACAACGACCGCAACCAGATCGAGCTGTTCACCGCGCTGCTGCTGTCCCTGCCCGGCTCGCCGATCCTGTACTACGGCGACGAGATCGGCATGGGCGACAACATCTGGCTCGGCGACCGCGACGCGGTCCGCACCCCCATGCAGTGGACACCGGACCGCAACGCAGGTTTTTCGTCCTGTGACCCCGGGCGGCTGTATCTGCCCACCATCATGGACCCCGTCTACGGCTACCAGGTCACCAACGTCGAGGCGTCGATGTCGTCGCCCTCCTCGCTGCTGCACTGGACCCGCCGCATGATCGAGATCCGCAAGCAGAACCCCGCCTTCGGCCTCGGCTCCTACACCGAACTCCAGTCGTCCAACCCCGCCGTGATCGCGTTCCTGCGCGAGTACGAGGACGACCTGGTCCTGTGCGTGCACAACTTCTCCCGCTTCGCACAGCCCACCGAACTCGATCTCCGTGCCTTCGACGGACGCCACCCCGTGGAACTCATCGGCGGGGTCCGTTTTCCCGCCATCGGTGAACTGCCGTACCTGCTGACGCTGGCAGGGCACGGCTTCTACTGGTTCCGGCTCGCGCGAGTCGCATCCCGCATCGGCCGCCGATCGTGA
- a CDS encoding maltokinase N-terminal cap-like domain-containing protein: MPKTAFPRPGSTTAPGPMASLAGLLREWLPRQRWFAGKDRPVTDLSLLSMTELFPGCLHLLVQTGHAPVPAPGGATAATGDCYQLLLAVRKHLSPRLGRALIGRAEEGPLAGLTVYDALQDPRVAQLLLERLRHPGTAGPLRFEADPSASVPAGLVPRMLDAEQSNSSLVYGDSFILKVFRRIQPGVNPDLEVPGALAGQGCRRVPAPVAWFRTTQPQEATLGVLQPFLPDASDGWTLALQALASGDDFTAKAHELGQATAEVHLALASAFPALAHAENDRTAAAMTERLGAAAHCVPALQPYVPALQTAFAALTTCDPGPPAQRIHGDLHLGQVLRAGREWFVIDFEGEPSRPLAERRSTHSPVRDVAGMLRSFDYAARQRRPWRPEWARRCREAYCAGYASLAGWDPRKKHGLLRAYETDRAVYEVLYEARHRPDWLPVPMAAIERLAVRGA; encoded by the coding sequence ATGCCGAAGACCGCATTCCCCCGCCCGGGCAGCACGACCGCCCCCGGGCCCATGGCCTCGCTCGCCGGGCTGCTGCGCGAGTGGCTGCCCCGGCAGCGCTGGTTCGCGGGCAAGGACCGGCCCGTCACGGACCTCTCGCTGCTGTCCATGACGGAGCTGTTCCCGGGCTGTCTGCACCTGCTGGTGCAGACCGGACACGCGCCCGTCCCCGCCCCCGGTGGCGCCACCGCCGCGACGGGCGACTGCTACCAACTGCTGCTCGCCGTACGCAAGCATCTGTCACCGCGTCTCGGCCGGGCCCTCATCGGGCGGGCGGAGGAAGGGCCGCTGGCCGGCCTGACGGTGTACGACGCGCTCCAGGACCCGCGGGTCGCGCAACTGCTCCTGGAGCGGCTGCGGCACCCCGGCACGGCGGGTCCCCTGCGTTTCGAGGCCGACCCGTCCGCGTCCGTGCCCGCGGGGCTCGTGCCGCGCATGCTGGACGCCGAGCAGTCCAACTCCTCGCTGGTGTACGGGGACTCCTTCATCCTCAAGGTGTTCCGGCGGATCCAGCCCGGCGTCAACCCCGACCTGGAGGTGCCGGGCGCACTGGCCGGGCAGGGCTGCCGTCGGGTGCCCGCGCCGGTCGCCTGGTTCCGCACGACCCAGCCGCAGGAGGCGACGCTCGGGGTGCTCCAGCCCTTCCTGCCCGATGCGTCCGACGGCTGGACACTGGCTCTGCAGGCCCTCGCCTCCGGCGACGACTTCACCGCGAAGGCCCATGAACTGGGGCAGGCCACGGCGGAGGTTCACCTCGCGCTGGCCTCGGCCTTCCCGGCCCTGGCCCACGCCGAGAACGACCGAACCGCGGCCGCGATGACCGAGCGGCTCGGTGCCGCCGCGCACTGCGTACCGGCACTCCAGCCGTACGTGCCGGCGCTGCAGACCGCGTTCGCCGCGCTCACCACCTGCGATCCCGGTCCGCCCGCCCAGCGCATCCACGGTGATCTGCACCTGGGGCAGGTACTGCGGGCCGGCCGCGAGTGGTTCGTGATCGACTTCGAGGGTGAGCCGTCCCGCCCCCTCGCCGAGCGCCGCAGCACCCACTCCCCCGTACGGGACGTCGCCGGCATGCTGCGCTCCTTCGACTACGCCGCCCGCCAGCGCCGCCCCTGGCGTCCGGAGTGGGCGCGTCGCTGCCGTGAGGCCTACTGCGCGGGGTACGCCTCGCTCGCCGGGTGGGACCCGCGCAAGAAGCACGGTCTGCTGCGCGCCTATGAGACGGACCGCGCCGTGTACGAAGTCCTGTACGAAGCCCGGCACCGCCCCGACTGGCTGCCCGTGCCGATGGCGGCGATCGAGCGTCTCGCCGTGAGAGGAGCCTGA
- the glgB gene encoding 1,4-alpha-glucan branching enzyme, producing the protein MALRDTTPPEAGGPRPCRAAPPLDPADRARLLSGAHHDPHSLLGAHPAPGGIAFRTLRPFARAVDVVVGGERAGLSSEGDGLFSGVLPLEAIPAYTLLVSYEGDAQEVHDPYRFLPALGDVDLHLIREGRHEELWKALGAEPMTHQGVTGTRFTVWAPNAQGVRVAGEFTCWDGTAFPMRSLGASGVWELFLPGIGEGARYKFEITSRSGDRFLKADPMARSTEVPPATASVVTASHYEWGDEEWLARRGDVPVHEAPFSVYEVHLASWRPGLTYRQLAEQLPAYVKDLGFTHVELMPVAEHPFGGSWGYQVTGFYAPTSRLGTPDDFRYLVDALHRAGLGVIMDWVPAHFPKDDWALGRFDGEPLYEPGDWRRAEHPDWGTYEFDFGRVEVRNFLVANAVYWCEEFHIDGLRVDAVASMLYLDYSRDSGQWTPNVFGGREDLDAMAFLQEMNATVYRRVPGVMTIAEESTAWGGVTRPTESGGLGFGLKWNMGWMHDSLGYIQHEPVHRKYHHHEMTFSMVYAYSENFVLPISHDEVVHGKQSLVSKMPGDWWQQRATHRAYLAFMWAHPGKQLLFMGQEFAQGAEWSEEHGPDWWLLDPGYSAEPDHRGVRDLVRDLNTVYRATPALWQRDTSPDGFRWIVGDAADDNVFAFLRFDAEGTPLLAVSNFSPVVRHDYRLDIPGDVPAWLEVLNTDAEGYGGGAVTCPDPVKPEDGVVRLTLPPLATVWLSPV; encoded by the coding sequence ATGGCACTGCGCGACACCACACCTCCCGAGGCCGGCGGTCCACGCCCCTGCCGTGCCGCACCGCCCCTGGACCCCGCCGACCGCGCGCGGTTGCTGTCGGGCGCCCACCACGACCCGCACTCCCTGCTCGGCGCCCATCCGGCGCCGGGCGGGATCGCCTTCCGGACGCTGCGTCCCTTCGCCCGTGCCGTCGACGTGGTCGTCGGGGGAGAACGCGCCGGACTCTCCTCCGAGGGCGACGGTCTCTTCTCCGGCGTACTCCCGCTGGAGGCGATTCCCGCGTACACCCTGCTGGTCTCCTACGAGGGCGACGCGCAGGAAGTGCACGACCCGTACCGCTTCCTGCCCGCCCTCGGTGACGTCGATCTGCATCTCATCCGTGAGGGCCGGCACGAGGAGCTGTGGAAGGCGCTCGGCGCCGAGCCGATGACCCACCAGGGCGTGACCGGCACCCGCTTCACGGTGTGGGCGCCCAACGCACAGGGCGTGCGGGTCGCCGGGGAGTTCACCTGCTGGGACGGGACGGCGTTCCCGATGCGGTCCCTCGGCGCGTCCGGGGTGTGGGAGCTGTTCCTGCCGGGCATCGGCGAGGGCGCACGGTACAAGTTCGAGATCACGTCCCGCTCCGGGGACCGCTTCCTCAAGGCCGACCCGATGGCTCGCAGTACCGAGGTACCGCCCGCGACGGCGTCCGTGGTGACGGCCTCCCACTACGAGTGGGGCGACGAGGAGTGGCTGGCCCGGCGCGGGGACGTGCCGGTGCACGAGGCGCCCTTCTCGGTGTACGAGGTCCATCTGGCGTCCTGGCGACCGGGACTGACGTACCGTCAACTCGCCGAACAGCTCCCGGCATACGTCAAGGACCTCGGCTTCACCCACGTCGAGCTCATGCCGGTCGCCGAGCACCCCTTCGGCGGCTCCTGGGGCTACCAGGTCACCGGCTTCTACGCGCCGACCTCGCGGCTGGGCACGCCCGACGACTTCCGGTACCTGGTCGACGCCCTGCACCGGGCGGGCCTCGGCGTGATCATGGACTGGGTTCCGGCTCATTTCCCCAAGGACGACTGGGCGTTGGGACGGTTCGACGGGGAGCCGCTGTACGAGCCGGGAGACTGGCGGCGGGCCGAGCATCCGGACTGGGGGACGTACGAGTTCGACTTCGGCCGGGTCGAGGTGCGCAACTTCCTGGTCGCCAACGCTGTGTACTGGTGCGAGGAGTTCCACATCGACGGGCTGCGGGTGGACGCGGTCGCCTCGATGCTCTACCTCGACTACTCGCGCGACTCCGGCCAGTGGACGCCCAACGTGTTCGGCGGGCGCGAGGATCTGGACGCGATGGCGTTCCTCCAGGAGATGAACGCGACCGTGTACCGGCGGGTGCCGGGGGTCATGACGATCGCCGAGGAGTCCACCGCGTGGGGCGGGGTGACGCGGCCCACGGAGAGCGGCGGTCTGGGCTTCGGCCTGAAGTGGAACATGGGCTGGATGCACGACTCCCTGGGCTATATCCAGCACGAGCCGGTGCACCGCAAGTACCACCACCACGAGATGACCTTCTCCATGGTGTACGCCTACAGCGAGAACTTCGTCCTGCCGATCTCCCACGACGAGGTCGTCCACGGCAAGCAGTCGCTGGTGTCGAAGATGCCCGGCGACTGGTGGCAGCAGCGCGCCACCCATCGCGCCTACCTCGCCTTCATGTGGGCCCACCCCGGCAAACAGCTCCTCTTCATGGGCCAGGAGTTCGCCCAGGGCGCCGAGTGGTCCGAGGAACACGGCCCGGACTGGTGGCTCCTCGACCCCGGCTACAGCGCCGAGCCCGATCATCGCGGGGTGCGGGACCTGGTCCGCGACCTCAACACCGTCTACCGCGCGACGCCCGCTCTGTGGCAGCGGGACACGAGCCCTGACGGCTTCCGGTGGATCGTGGGAGACGCGGCCGACGACAACGTCTTCGCCTTCCTGCGCTTCGACGCCGAGGGAACCCCTCTCCTCGCCGTCTCGAACTTCTCCCCCGTCGTCCGCCACGACTACCGCCTCGACATCCCGGGGGACGTCCCCGCCTGGCTGGAGGTCCTCAACACCGACGCGGAAGGCTACGGCGGCGGTGCCGTCACCTGTCCCGACCCGGTGAAACCGGAGGACGGTGTCGTACGGCTCACGCTGCCGCCGCTCGCAACCGTATGGCTGTCGCCTGTGTGA
- a CDS encoding glutamate--cysteine ligase 2 — MRTVGVEEELLLVAPETGEPRALSAAVLARAAHDGTNGDVFEKELHSQMLEFATHPQSEMAELAAEIVRCRKEAARHAGEIGCAVAALATSPLPVSPSVAMGRRYQWMAEQYGITSNDLVLGCHVHVSVESDDEGVGVIDQMQPWLPVLAALSANSPFWQGEDTRYSSYRSRVWQRWPSTGPTEVFGSAESYHRRVADMVATGVILDEAMVYFDARLARRYPTVELRVADVCLHASTAALIATLARGLVETSAREWRAGRKPTGHSVSLLRLAAWQAARSGLTDELLHPATMRRLPAETVVRALLDHVGDALAETGDLERAREGCAELLRRGNGARIQRELMARTGSLREVVTECVRHTQE; from the coding sequence GTGCGCACCGTAGGAGTGGAGGAGGAGCTCCTCCTGGTCGCCCCGGAGACCGGCGAACCACGAGCACTGTCGGCCGCGGTGCTCGCCCGTGCCGCGCACGACGGCACGAACGGTGACGTGTTCGAGAAGGAGCTCCACAGCCAGATGCTCGAGTTCGCCACCCATCCCCAGTCGGAGATGGCGGAACTCGCCGCGGAGATCGTCCGCTGCCGCAAGGAGGCGGCCCGGCACGCCGGGGAGATCGGCTGTGCCGTCGCCGCGCTCGCGACGTCGCCGCTGCCCGTGAGCCCCTCGGTCGCCATGGGACGGCGCTATCAGTGGATGGCGGAGCAGTACGGCATCACCAGCAATGATCTCGTCCTGGGATGTCATGTCCATGTGTCCGTCGAGTCCGACGACGAGGGCGTCGGCGTGATCGACCAGATGCAGCCCTGGCTGCCGGTGCTGGCGGCACTGAGTGCCAACTCCCCCTTCTGGCAGGGTGAGGACACGCGGTACAGCAGTTATCGCAGTCGGGTGTGGCAGCGGTGGCCCTCGACCGGTCCGACCGAGGTGTTCGGCTCGGCCGAGTCCTATCACCGGCGGGTCGCGGACATGGTGGCGACCGGCGTGATCCTCGACGAGGCCATGGTCTATTTCGACGCGCGGCTGGCCCGGCGGTACCCGACGGTGGAACTCCGGGTCGCGGACGTCTGTCTGCACGCGTCCACCGCCGCGCTCATCGCCACCCTCGCCCGCGGCCTGGTCGAGACGTCGGCGCGTGAGTGGCGCGCGGGCCGAAAGCCGACGGGACACAGCGTGAGCCTGCTGCGGCTGGCCGCCTGGCAGGCCGCCCGGTCGGGCCTGACGGACGAACTCCTGCATCCGGCGACCATGCGCCGGCTGCCCGCGGAGACGGTCGTCCGGGCACTGCTCGACCACGTCGGCGACGCCCTGGCCGAGACCGGTGACCTCGAGCGGGCGCGGGAAGGCTGTGCCGAGCTGCTGCGGCGCGGGAACGGCGCGCGCATCCAGCGGGAGCTGATGGCGCGGACCGGGAGCCTGCGGGAGGTCGTCACGGAGTGCGTGCGCCACACGCAGGAATAG
- a CDS encoding AMP-dependent synthetase/ligase — translation MRDLALAPPSVSPLTGGLADSVFETAARNPTQPMLARRPDPSATTWEEVTAVEVRDEVVDLAKGLVASGIAPGNRVAIMARTRYEWTVLSHALWAVGAEVVPIYPTSSRDQVAWILRDADCVGVIVEDEQSVMTVGSVCASLPRLRHVWQLDDGSLEQLVKRGEFIPLTTIESLRRIVMPDSTAAVVYTSGTTGRPLGCAVSHRGLASACDILLEGWGHTVVPPGGQGSVLAFLPFSHVYGLLVQSLCIRGSLVMAHEPDLSSETLSASLLSFRPTYFCGVPSLFEKIYKNFLRMAQQAGRGALFERAAETARDFAAAVERHRLGLGPGPGLDLRLQHALYERTVYRRLRAALGGRVLRAASGGSPLGRELCLFYEGIGIYVNDAYGLTETSGGVTAQPVGREKSGTVGRPLPGTEIRLAADGEILVHGPSVFQGYVNDEAATRAALGSGWLATGDLGQLDPEGYLTITGRKKDVIITSGGKSVAPAFLEQRLRMHPLIHQAVIVGDNRPCVGALITLDPDFLAHWRGGLAMPGDAPSREAREENALREEIGRAVAAANSSVSRSESIRVFRVLPESFDRTSALLTPSMKLRRDAIVEHYAFEIDAMYQARSRAPRQQPADEITGWDDSDNVFR, via the coding sequence ATGCGCGACCTCGCCCTCGCTCCCCCGTCCGTCTCGCCGCTGACGGGCGGGCTCGCCGACAGCGTCTTCGAGACGGCCGCCCGCAACCCCACCCAGCCGATGCTCGCGCGCCGTCCCGACCCCTCCGCCACCACCTGGGAGGAGGTGACCGCCGTGGAGGTGCGGGACGAGGTCGTCGACCTCGCCAAGGGCCTGGTCGCCTCCGGGATCGCCCCCGGCAACCGCGTGGCGATCATGGCGCGCACCCGGTACGAGTGGACGGTTCTGAGCCATGCGCTGTGGGCCGTCGGCGCCGAGGTCGTGCCCATCTATCCGACCTCCTCACGCGATCAGGTCGCCTGGATCCTGCGGGACGCGGACTGTGTCGGTGTGATCGTCGAGGACGAGCAGAGCGTGATGACGGTCGGCTCGGTGTGCGCGTCGCTGCCGCGGCTGCGCCACGTCTGGCAGTTGGACGACGGGTCGCTGGAACAGCTCGTGAAACGGGGCGAGTTCATCCCGCTCACCACGATCGAGTCGCTGCGTCGCATCGTGATGCCGGACTCCACCGCGGCCGTCGTCTACACCTCCGGCACCACGGGCCGGCCGCTGGGCTGCGCGGTGAGTCACCGAGGTCTGGCGAGCGCCTGCGACATCCTGCTGGAGGGGTGGGGCCACACGGTGGTGCCACCGGGCGGACAGGGCTCGGTCCTCGCCTTCCTGCCCTTCTCCCATGTGTACGGCCTGCTGGTGCAGAGCCTGTGCATCCGCGGCAGTCTGGTGATGGCCCACGAGCCCGATCTGAGCTCCGAGACGTTGTCGGCGTCCCTGCTCTCGTTCCGGCCCACCTACTTCTGCGGTGTGCCCTCGCTCTTCGAGAAGATCTACAAGAACTTCCTGCGGATGGCCCAGCAGGCGGGCCGCGGCGCCCTGTTCGAGCGGGCCGCGGAGACGGCACGGGACTTCGCGGCGGCCGTCGAACGCCATCGGCTGGGACTGGGACCGGGTCCCGGCCTGGATCTGCGGCTCCAGCACGCGCTGTACGAACGGACGGTGTACCGCAGACTGCGGGCCGCACTCGGTGGCCGCGTGCTCCGCGCGGCCTCGGGCGGGTCACCGCTGGGCCGCGAACTCTGTCTGTTCTACGAGGGCATCGGCATCTATGTGAACGACGCCTACGGGCTGACGGAGACGAGCGGCGGCGTCACGGCACAGCCCGTGGGCCGGGAGAAGTCGGGCACGGTCGGCCGGCCCCTGCCGGGCACGGAGATCCGGCTGGCCGCCGACGGGGAGATCCTGGTGCACGGTCCTTCGGTCTTCCAGGGATACGTCAACGACGAGGCCGCCACCCGGGCCGCGCTGGGCAGCGGATGGCTGGCCACGGGCGACCTCGGGCAGCTGGACCCCGAGGGCTATCTCACGATCACCGGCCGCAAGAAGGACGTCATCATCACCAGTGGCGGCAAGAGCGTGGCGCCGGCCTTCCTGGAGCAGCGGCTGCGTATGCATCCGCTCATCCACCAGGCGGTCATCGTGGGTGACAACCGGCCCTGCGTGGGCGCCCTGATCACACTGGACCCGGACTTCCTCGCGCACTGGCGCGGCGGGCTCGCGATGCCGGGTGACGCACCGAGCCGGGAGGCGCGCGAGGAGAACGCGTTGCGGGAGGAGATCGGGCGCGCGGTGGCCGCGGCGAACAGTTCCGTCTCCCGTTCGGAGTCCATCCGCGTGTTCCGGGTCCTGCCGGAGTCCTTCGACCGGACCAGCGCGCTGCTCACACCGTCCATGAAGCTGCGCCGGGACGCGATCGTCGAGCACTACGCGTTCGAGATCGACGCGATGTACCAGGCACGCTCGCGCGCCCCGCGACAGCAGCCCGCGGACGAGATCACGGGCTGGGACGACTCGGACAACGTGTTCCGGTGA